TTTGCGGATTTAGTGAAATCCTGGCTGACATTAAATGGGCGGCTGATGATCTTTTTCAGGGCTGCAAATGGCTGGTTTGGTATTACCGCAACAAAGCCAATTTGGGCAATGACTGGGGGCGCTCACATGAGAGCATCCTGCACTTTAGAAAAAGCAAAAAATTCACATTTAACATCGATAATGTCAGGATTCCTTATAATGCGCATACCTTAAAATACCCAAAACGCAGTCAAGCTGAAACGTCTCAATACAACAATGGCAAAGGTAAAAAATATGTATGGGAGCCCAATCCGAACGGAGCCAAACCCAAAGATGTTTTTGAGATTCCCACTCTTTCAAACGGCTCATGGGAAAAAACGCCGCATAAAACGCAAAAACCCGCGGAATTATTGAAAAGATGCATTTTATCTTCCTCCCATCCGGGTGATCTAATTGTTGATCCTTTTGGCGGATCCGGTACAACTTTTGCCGTAGCGGAAGCTTTTGAAAGAAATTGGCTGGGCACCGAACTGAATCAGGCGTATTGTAAAATTATCAAAGAACGTTTATCTGATAAAGAACAAATCAACCGCATCAAACTTGGTAAAGACGAATCAGAAGCGCA
This genomic window from candidate division KSB1 bacterium contains:
- a CDS encoding DNA methyltransferase, which translates into the protein MANIYTIQQAAELIGVSKETLRRWDKSGKFPSQRNQMNNYRLYTKEQVDNLINDLQLQYGTMEMGTTLGQPYFSTELGNLYNHDVIHFFRRTDSESIDLIFADPPYNIKKAEWDTFHSQKQYVEWSLEWIKEAHRVLKPKGTIYICGFSEILADIKWAADDLFQGCKWLVWYYRNKANLGNDWGRSHESILHFRKSKKFTFNIDNVRIPYNAHTLKYPKRSQAETSQYNNGKGKKYVWEPNPNGAKPKDVFEIPTLSNGSWEKTPHKTQKPAELLKRCILSSSHPGDLIVDPFGGSGTTFAVAEAFERNWLGTELNQAYCKIIKERLSDKEQINRIKLGKDESEAQMRRKKLRSQ